A stretch of the Marivirga tractuosa DSM 4126 genome encodes the following:
- a CDS encoding response regulator transcription factor, with amino-acid sequence MIDKPNPIKLIIADDHEILANGMASILAKQADFEMLGTAQNGREVLEMMAINPADVIVMDLNMPVLDGIETTQILKKTYPKVKVLILSMFDREGYIQNALDIGVDGYVLKNIGEKEIISAIHRILEGKTYFSQDVMEKVAIKMRHEPEPGIKLSATERKMLKYLSEGDTSGEISEKMNLATNSVMSYRKLLLQKFEAKNVSHMIKMAYEKGYLGKP; translated from the coding sequence ATGATTGATAAACCAAACCCAATTAAATTGATAATTGCAGATGACCATGAGATTTTAGCAAATGGAATGGCATCAATTCTGGCAAAGCAAGCTGATTTTGAAATGTTGGGAACTGCTCAAAATGGCAGAGAGGTTTTAGAAATGATGGCAATAAATCCTGCTGATGTTATAGTGATGGATTTGAACATGCCCGTTTTGGATGGAATTGAAACAACTCAAATCCTTAAAAAAACATATCCTAAAGTTAAAGTATTAATCTTGTCGATGTTTGATAGAGAAGGCTACATTCAAAATGCTCTTGATATAGGAGTGGATGGATATGTCTTAAAGAATATAGGTGAAAAAGAAATAATCTCCGCTATTCATAGAATCCTGGAAGGGAAAACTTATTTTTCTCAGGATGTAATGGAAAAGGTTGCTATAAAAATGAGGCATGAGCCAGAACCAGGGATAAAGCTATCGGCTACTGAAAGGAAGATGCTAAAATATTTAAGTGAAGGTGATACCTCTGGCGAAATATCTGAAAAAATGAATTTAGCTACTAATAGCGTAATGTCATACCGAAAACTGCTGTTGCAGAAATTTGAAGCTAAAAATGTGTCCCACATGATAAAAATGGCTTACGAAAAAGGCTATTTGGGAAAACCCTAA